One Bacillaceae bacterium S4-13-56 DNA window includes the following coding sequences:
- a CDS encoding Mu transposase C-terminal domain-containing protein — MKLDGTITIDKRLYEVPSQYIGQKIEVRMDEQSVYIL, encoded by the coding sequence GTGAAACTGGATGGAACGATTACAATAGATAAAAGATTATACGAAGTTCCTTCCCAATATATCGGACAAAAAATTGAGGTTCGAATGGACGAACAGTCCGTATATATATTATAA